A part of Paenibacillus sp. 481 genomic DNA contains:
- a CDS encoding nitroreductase family protein has product MSKFQTTNDFKEITYGRRSVKEYDPEVKISKEEMTAIIEGATRAPSSVNMQPWRFIVIESKEGKEKLAPLAKFNQTQVLTSSAVVAVFVDMENASYMDEIFSKSVEHGYLPQETKDMAMSTYKPYYDTISAADLRDVNFVDAGLVSMQLMLVARAHGYDTNAIGGYEKAKIAEAFDLDKDRYQPIMLISIGKGTKKGYPSYRLPVETVATWK; this is encoded by the coding sequence ATGAGCAAATTTCAAACAACAAATGACTTTAAGGAAATCACATATGGTCGTCGTTCTGTAAAAGAATATGACCCTGAGGTTAAAATCAGCAAAGAGGAAATGACCGCAATTATCGAAGGCGCTACGCGAGCTCCATCCTCAGTGAACATGCAGCCTTGGCGCTTTATAGTTATCGAAAGCAAGGAAGGCAAAGAGAAGCTGGCTCCGTTGGCGAAATTCAATCAGACTCAGGTGCTCACCTCTTCTGCCGTTGTAGCTGTATTCGTTGATATGGAAAATGCATCGTACATGGATGAAATTTTCAGTAAATCTGTAGAACATGGTTATTTGCCGCAAGAAACGAAGGACATGGCAATGAGTACGTATAAGCCATACTATGATACGATCTCTGCGGCCGATCTACGTGATGTTAACTTTGTCGATGCTGGTCTCGTATCGATGCAATTGATGCTAGTAGCCCGTGCTCACGGCTATGATACGAATGCAATCGGCGGTTATGAAAAGGCTAAAATCGCTGAGGCCTTTGATTTGGACAAAGATCGTTACCAGCCGATCATGTTGATCAGCATTGGTAAAGGAACTAAAAAGGGATACCCATCCTATCGCTTACCTGTTGAAACAGTAGCGACTTGGAAATAA
- a CDS encoding MarR family winged helix-turn-helix transcriptional regulator codes for MTQNDCKEKQILTLLNGLCNKLQHKFEHCTGISSSRLEILYELCGGIEIKQSILQKRINIDNAAITRHLKQLEAEGMVTRRKNPDDNRETFVRLSDEGLEKIEGYKIEKENFIRQILKDFNDEEIPKLADFLERMKNNI; via the coding sequence ATGACGCAAAATGATTGTAAAGAGAAGCAGATCTTGACTCTGCTTAACGGATTGTGCAACAAATTACAGCATAAATTCGAACATTGTACGGGCATAAGCTCGTCCCGTCTCGAGATTTTGTACGAACTATGCGGGGGAATCGAGATCAAGCAGTCCATTTTGCAAAAGCGTATTAACATCGATAACGCTGCTATTACTCGTCATCTAAAGCAACTTGAAGCTGAGGGCATGGTGACGAGACGCAAAAATCCTGACGATAATCGTGAAACCTTTGTTCGCTTGTCTGATGAAGGACTTGAAAAAATTGAAGGATACAAAATCGAAAAAGAAAATTTTATTCGCCAGATTTTGAAGGACTTCAATGATGAAGAGATTCCAAAACTGGCCGATTTTCTCGAACGAATGAAAAACAACATTTAA